From a single Asticcacaulis sp. MM231 genomic region:
- a CDS encoding sugar MFS transporter — protein MSANVTTPVTKTPWGAVLLFCGLFAIFGFVTWLNGPLITFSKLAFSLSDVEAFLVPSVFYLSYFFLALPSAFILRKTGMKTGMALGLLAMAIGAAAFGQFASMRLFPPTLASLFIIGAGLSLLQTASNPYISVLGPIESGAQRIALLGIFNKLAGAAAPLVIGTLILTGIGELQTQVDSAPTAAAREVILNAFAARIHLPYLLMGAFLAVIAFLVYKSPLPNISDDANPGSGKSFTAAIPQMFFGFLAIFFYVGVEVMAGDAVGTYGNGFNLPLDQTKFFTSFTMVTMLIGYICGLIAIPRFTSQEKYLTFSAVLGVLFSIGAFMTKGYTSVAFVWALGFANAMMWPAIFPLGIRGLGKLTEFGAAFLVMGIIGGAVIPQLFAHFKDQYGFQLVFLCLTVPCYIYILFFGLIAGAKGKPNAAAAAPTDV, from the coding sequence ATGTCCGCTAACGTGACAACGCCTGTTACAAAGACGCCCTGGGGCGCCGTGCTGCTGTTCTGCGGCCTGTTTGCCATCTTTGGTTTCGTGACCTGGCTCAATGGGCCGCTCATCACCTTTTCCAAACTGGCCTTTAGCTTAAGCGACGTCGAAGCCTTTCTGGTGCCGTCGGTTTTTTACCTCTCCTATTTCTTCCTGGCCCTGCCCTCGGCCTTTATCCTGCGCAAGACCGGCATGAAAACTGGCATGGCGCTCGGCCTGCTCGCCATGGCGATCGGCGCCGCCGCTTTCGGGCAGTTTGCCTCCATGCGCCTGTTCCCGCCGACGCTGGCCTCCCTGTTCATCATAGGTGCTGGCCTTTCGCTGTTGCAGACGGCGTCCAACCCCTACATCTCGGTCCTGGGGCCGATTGAATCGGGCGCACAACGCATCGCGCTGCTTGGCATCTTCAACAAACTGGCGGGCGCCGCAGCACCGCTGGTCATCGGCACGCTGATTCTCACGGGTATCGGTGAGTTGCAGACCCAGGTCGATTCGGCCCCCACAGCGGCCGCACGCGAAGTGATTCTCAACGCCTTTGCCGCCCGCATCCATCTGCCTTACCTGCTGATGGGCGCATTCCTGGCCGTTATCGCCTTCTTGGTTTACAAATCCCCCCTGCCCAATATCAGCGATGACGCCAATCCGGGCTCCGGCAAGAGCTTCACCGCCGCCATTCCGCAGATGTTCTTTGGCTTCCTCGCCATCTTCTTCTATGTCGGCGTCGAGGTCATGGCAGGCGATGCCGTCGGCACCTACGGCAACGGCTTCAATCTGCCGCTCGACCAGACCAAGTTCTTCACCAGCTTCACCATGGTAACCATGCTGATTGGTTACATCTGCGGCCTGATCGCCATTCCGCGCTTCACCAGCCAGGAAAAGTACCTGACCTTCTCGGCGGTGCTCGGTGTTCTGTTCAGCATCGGCGCCTTCATGACCAAGGGCTATACCTCCGTGGCCTTCGTCTGGGCCTTAGGCTTTGCCAACGCCATGATGTGGCCCGCCATCTTCCCGCTCGGTATCCGTGGCCTCGGCAAACTGACCGAATTCGGCGCCGCCTTCCTCGTCATGGGCATCATCGGCGGCGCGGTCATCCCGCAACTGTTCGCACACTTCAAGGACCAATACGGCTTCCAGCTCGTGTTCCTCTGCCTGACCGTGCCCTGCTACATCTACATCCTGTTCTTTGGACTGATCGCCGGGGCAAAAGGCAAGCCCAACGCCGCTGCCGCCGCACCGACAGATGTCTGA
- a CDS encoding BadF/BadG/BcrA/BcrD ATPase family protein, producing the protein MNQPDPRLTLFAGVDGGGTKCRVRLRNAEGVLLGEAEGGSGNIRLGLELVWGNITAALDQILAQNGLDRSAYAHMSLGLGLAGISCLDDAVATIKGGPTFARCDAASDAHTACLGAFSGRDGAILISGTGSAGYAWVGQKAHQVGGWGFEVCDNGSAADLGRSAIRAALEGFDGLGPHTDFTRALIAHFGGHPADIVHWVTHAKPRDYGTLAPIIIPFADKADIVAVALVKRSADDLARYIEHLHVLGATKICLVGGMAPVFTPWLRPSASALLAEPEHDALEGAILMAHGVSNGMTTEKVPS; encoded by the coding sequence ATGAACCAACCTGATCCCCGCCTTACGCTCTTCGCCGGTGTTGACGGCGGCGGCACCAAATGCCGCGTCCGTCTGCGCAATGCCGAGGGCGTCCTGCTGGGCGAAGCCGAAGGCGGCTCCGGCAATATCCGCCTCGGCCTCGAACTGGTGTGGGGCAATATCACCGCCGCGCTCGATCAAATTCTGGCACAAAACGGTCTCGACCGCTCAGCCTATGCCCATATGAGCCTGGGCCTCGGTCTCGCCGGCATCTCCTGCCTCGATGACGCCGTGGCCACCATAAAGGGCGGGCCGACATTCGCCCGCTGTGATGCGGCGTCCGACGCCCACACCGCCTGCCTTGGCGCCTTTTCCGGTCGTGATGGCGCCATTCTGATCTCCGGCACCGGCAGCGCCGGCTATGCCTGGGTCGGGCAAAAGGCCCATCAGGTCGGCGGCTGGGGCTTCGAGGTCTGCGACAACGGTTCGGCCGCCGATCTGGGCCGCTCTGCCATCCGCGCTGCGCTGGAAGGGTTCGACGGCCTCGGTCCCCATACCGACTTCACACGCGCCCTGATCGCGCATTTCGGCGGTCATCCGGCCGATATCGTGCATTGGGTGACGCACGCCAAGCCGCGCGATTACGGCACCCTGGCCCCGATCATCATCCCCTTTGCCGACAAGGCCGACATCGTGGCCGTGGCCCTGGTAAAGCGCTCGGCCGACGATCTGGCGCGTTATATCGAACACCTGCATGTTCTGGGCGCCACGAAAATCTGCCTCGTCGGCGGCATGGCCCCTGTCTTCACACCGTGGCTCAGGCCCTCCGCCAGCGCCCTGCTGGCCGAGCCCGAACACGATGCACTCGAAGGCGCTATCCTGATGGCGCATGGCGTCAGCAACGGCATGACCACGGAAAAGGTGCCATCCTGA
- a CDS encoding copper homeostasis protein CutC yields MADTRPQKPHPQAGHVLLEVVVDTSAGLRAAADNGADRIELCAALGEGGLTPSVGLMRLAAETGCPTRAMIRPRAGDFTYTADELHIMHHDIVAAAACGLEGVVLGANQTSGALDEPALKSLVMHAKAHGLSVALHRSFDLAPDPLAALDIALSLGITTLLTSGGGQTAAQGVDGLTTLVKHAAGRIEILAGKGITAENVAAILVSGVTSVHASCSAPIPPHDNRAFALGYVNAGMRDTSARSVAQLKAILTGAGGVS; encoded by the coding sequence ATGGCCGACACCCGCCCGCAAAAACCGCATCCTCAGGCCGGCCATGTGCTGCTCGAAGTCGTGGTCGACACGTCGGCAGGCCTGCGCGCGGCGGCCGATAACGGCGCCGACCGCATCGAACTGTGTGCGGCGCTGGGTGAAGGCGGGCTGACCCCATCGGTCGGGCTGATGCGACTGGCGGCGGAAACAGGCTGCCCGACGCGGGCGATGATCCGGCCGCGCGCCGGCGATTTCACCTATACGGCGGACGAACTGCACATCATGCACCATGATATCGTCGCGGCAGCGGCGTGCGGGCTCGAAGGCGTGGTGCTGGGCGCCAACCAGACCTCCGGCGCGCTCGACGAACCCGCTTTGAAGAGCCTGGTCATGCATGCCAAGGCGCATGGCCTGTCCGTTGCCCTGCATCGCAGTTTCGACCTTGCGCCCGATCCGCTGGCAGCACTCGATATCGCTCTTTCGCTCGGTATCACCACCCTCCTGACCTCCGGCGGCGGCCAGACAGCGGCGCAAGGTGTCGACGGGCTGACCACGCTGGTAAAGCACGCCGCCGGCCGTATTGAAATCTTGGCCGGCAAGGGCATCACAGCTGAGAATGTCGCGGCCATTCTGGTGTCGGGCGTCACCTCCGTCCACGCTTCATGCAGCGCGCCGATCCCGCCGCACGACAACCGCGCCTTCGCGCTTGGCTATGTCAATGCCGGCATGCGCGACACCTCGGCCCGGTCGGTGGCGCAGTTGAAGGCCATACTAACGGGTGCGGGAGGCGTATCATGA
- a CDS encoding GntR family transcriptional regulator, translating to MSFAETIGRLAKDDPAPLYLQLQRHLRDAIQSRHLHQDDAIPPERDLAEDFEVSRITVRKAIDGLVSEGLLTRRRGAGTFVASRVEKSFSKLSSFSEDMISRGRKPHSEWVSKSAGAVTPEESLSLGLSPGALVYRFHRVRFANSTTMALEYSTIPGYCLASPEAVTSSLYDALEKTGHRPVRALQRLRAVAFNAEQAERLGVKPGDPGLFIERRGFLQDGRAAEFTQSYYRGDAYDVVAELNDIS from the coding sequence ATGTCGTTTGCTGAAACCATCGGCCGCCTGGCCAAGGACGATCCGGCACCTCTGTACCTGCAATTGCAGCGGCACCTGCGTGACGCCATCCAGAGCCGGCATCTGCATCAGGACGACGCCATCCCGCCCGAACGCGATCTGGCCGAGGATTTCGAGGTGTCGCGCATCACGGTGCGCAAGGCGATCGACGGCCTCGTCTCCGAAGGCCTGCTGACGCGCCGTCGCGGCGCAGGCACCTTCGTGGCCAGCCGCGTTGAAAAGAGCTTCTCCAAGCTGTCGTCCTTCTCGGAAGACATGATCTCGCGCGGCCGCAAACCCCATTCGGAATGGGTGTCGAAATCGGCCGGCGCCGTCACACCGGAAGAATCGCTGTCGCTCGGCCTGTCGCCCGGCGCGCTGGTCTATCGCTTCCATCGCGTCCGTTTCGCCAACTCGACCACCATGGCGCTCGAATATTCGACCATCCCCGGCTATTGCCTCGCCTCGCCCGAAGCCGTCACCAGTTCGCTGTATGACGCGCTGGAAAAGACCGGGCACCGGCCTGTGCGGGCGCTGCAACGCCTGCGCGCCGTGGCCTTCAATGCCGAACAGGCCGAACGCCTGGGCGTCAAACCCGGCGATCCCGGCCTCTTCATCGAACGTCGCGGCTTCCTTCAGGATGGCCGCGCCGCCGAATTCACCCAGTCCTATTACCGCGGCGACGCCTACGATGTCGTCGCCGAGCTGAACGATATCAGCTAG
- a CDS encoding SIS domain-containing protein, with the protein MTSPTLTQPAVVDAESTLMFAEASEGGAAVERFLTHNKDALARLSVRLKANPPRSVTTVARGSSDHAATFGKYLIETLTGVPTSTAAMSVSSIYAAPVVAKDSLCIAISQSGRSPDLLATVEAHRKAGAYVVALVNDETSPLAALADELLPLCAGPEKSVAATKSYIASLAGLAAIAAGWSGDEALQDGLRGLPEQLKAAFALDWTPALPLLTDARNLFVIGRGYGFAVAQEGALKLKETCALHAEAFSSAEVKHGPMAIINDGFPILAFATSDTAGDGVREAAQEFAARGAKVLLANPAGAIATTQHLPALLSHPALEPILQIQSFYRLANSLSVARGLDPDSPPHLNKVTKTV; encoded by the coding sequence ATGACATCCCCTACCCTGACCCAGCCGGCTGTTGTTGACGCCGAATCGACCCTGATGTTTGCCGAGGCCTCCGAAGGCGGCGCGGCGGTCGAACGCTTCCTCACCCACAACAAGGACGCCCTTGCCCGCCTGTCGGTGCGCCTGAAGGCCAATCCGCCGCGTTCGGTCACCACCGTGGCGCGCGGCTCCTCCGATCACGCCGCCACCTTCGGCAAGTACCTGATCGAGACCCTGACGGGCGTGCCCACCTCAACGGCCGCCATGTCGGTCTCCTCGATCTATGCCGCGCCGGTCGTGGCGAAGGATTCGCTGTGCATCGCCATCTCGCAGTCGGGCCGTTCGCCTGACCTGCTGGCCACGGTCGAGGCCCACCGCAAGGCGGGCGCCTATGTCGTGGCCCTGGTCAATGACGAAACCTCGCCGCTGGCAGCCCTGGCCGATGAACTTCTGCCCCTGTGCGCCGGTCCGGAAAAGTCGGTCGCGGCCACCAAGTCCTACATCGCGTCGCTGGCCGGTCTGGCCGCCATCGCCGCCGGCTGGTCAGGCGATGAAGCCTTGCAGGATGGCTTACGCGGCCTGCCAGAGCAACTGAAGGCCGCCTTTGCGCTCGACTGGACGCCGGCCCTGCCGCTCCTGACCGATGCGCGCAACCTCTTCGTCATCGGTCGCGGCTACGGCTTCGCGGTGGCGCAGGAAGGCGCGCTCAAGCTGAAGGAAACCTGCGCCCTTCACGCCGAGGCCTTCTCCTCCGCCGAAGTCAAGCACGGCCCGATGGCCATCATCAATGACGGCTTCCCGATCCTCGCCTTCGCCACCTCCGACACCGCCGGTGACGGCGTGCGCGAAGCGGCGCAGGAATTCGCCGCCCGTGGTGCCAAGGTGCTGCTGGCCAATCCGGCCGGCGCCATCGCCACCACCCAGCACCTGCCCGCCCTGCTCAGCCATCCGGCGCTTGAGCCGATCCTGCAGATCCAGAGCTTCTACCGTCTGGCCAACAGCCTGTCGGTAGCGCGCGGCCTCGATCCGGACAGCCCTCCACACCTGAACAAGGTCACGAAAACGGTATGA
- the nagA gene encoding N-acetylglucosamine-6-phosphate deacetylase codes for MITSFTNAQIATPDGQITTGTLTCEGETITAIGGSAPAGARLIDVQGGYLLPGFIDTQVNGGGGVLFNDETTAEGIAAIGKAHRAYGTTAFMPTLISDELSVIDAAMRATEDAIAKGVPGVLGIHIEGPFISTQRKGIHNAAVFRTLDAESKALLKSLKRGKTLVTLAPENCTPEDIAELAQAGVILAAGHTNATYDTTVTALKAGVTGFTHLFNAMSPFTHRAPGVVGAALEDQTSYSGLIADGHHVDWAALRIALRTRPIDRFMLVTDAMPTVGSPTKTFVLNGMTIVVRDGVCMGPDGTLAGSDLDMATAVRNAVEHVGVSLGDAAIMAATAPANFLGLGASRGSLAVGQRADIVWLDKGLQVKGTFIGAKLDEDLAVSA; via the coding sequence ATGATCACCTCCTTTACCAACGCGCAGATCGCTACGCCCGATGGTCAGATCACGACCGGCACCCTGACCTGCGAAGGCGAAACCATCACCGCCATCGGCGGATCAGCCCCGGCCGGCGCGCGCCTCATCGATGTGCAGGGCGGCTATCTGCTGCCCGGCTTCATCGACACCCAGGTCAATGGCGGCGGCGGCGTTCTGTTCAATGATGAAACCACCGCCGAGGGCATCGCCGCCATCGGCAAGGCCCACCGCGCCTATGGCACCACCGCCTTTATGCCCACCCTGATCAGCGACGAGCTGAGCGTGATCGATGCCGCCATGCGCGCCACCGAAGACGCCATCGCCAAGGGCGTTCCGGGCGTGCTCGGCATCCATATCGAGGGGCCGTTCATCTCGACCCAGCGCAAGGGAATCCATAATGCCGCGGTGTTCCGCACGCTCGACGCGGAGTCAAAAGCCCTGCTGAAGAGCCTCAAGCGTGGCAAGACTCTGGTGACCCTGGCGCCGGAAAACTGCACGCCGGAAGATATTGCCGAACTGGCGCAGGCGGGCGTCATCCTTGCCGCCGGCCACACCAACGCGACCTATGACACCACCGTGACAGCGCTGAAAGCCGGCGTCACCGGCTTCACCCACCTGTTCAACGCCATGTCGCCCTTCACGCACCGCGCACCGGGCGTTGTGGGGGCCGCGCTGGAAGACCAGACGAGCTATTCCGGCCTGATCGCCGATGGCCACCATGTCGACTGGGCCGCGCTACGCATTGCCCTGCGCACGCGTCCGATCGACCGCTTCATGCTGGTGACCGACGCCATGCCGACCGTAGGGTCTCCGACCAAGACGTTTGTGCTCAACGGCATGACCATCGTGGTGCGCGACGGCGTCTGCATGGGGCCGGACGGCACCCTGGCCGGTTCCGATCTCGATATGGCGACGGCTGTGCGCAATGCAGTCGAGCATGTCGGGGTCAGCCTCGGCGACGCGGCGATCATGGCCGCCACCGCACCGGCAAACTTCCTGGGCCTCGGCGCCTCACGCGGTTCGCTGGCTGTGGGTCAGCGCGCCGATATCGTGTGGCTGGACAAGGGCTTGCAGGTCAAGGGCACCTTTATTGGTGCGAAGCTCGATGAGGACCTAGCTGTTTCGGCTTAA
- a CDS encoding DUF465 domain-containing protein has protein sequence MHDDSNIRTLRGNDNLHLVKSDGQDGKGNSDKDIERRIAERLEGDHSYIGLVPDEAPAQLDDLEPRVRELPIDGKVVILRNECALLKQEHKDLDNSINALQQARLPDQILLARLKRKKLYLRDRIAKIEDKIRPDIIA, from the coding sequence ATGCATGACGACAGCAACATCCGGACCCTGCGCGGAAACGATAATCTGCATCTCGTCAAGTCGGATGGCCAGGATGGCAAGGGCAACAGCGACAAGGACATCGAGCGCCGCATCGCAGAACGCCTCGAAGGCGATCACAGCTATATCGGCCTTGTGCCTGATGAGGCGCCGGCGCAGTTGGATGATCTCGAACCGCGCGTCCGCGAATTGCCGATCGATGGCAAGGTCGTCATCCTGCGCAATGAATGCGCGCTGCTGAAGCAGGAGCACAAGGATCTCGACAATTCGATCAACGCCCTGCAACAGGCACGCCTGCCGGATCAGATCCTACTGGCCCGCCTCAAGCGCAAGAAGCTCTATCTGCGTGACCGGATTGCCAAGATCGAAGACAAGATCCGCCCGGATATCATCGCTTAG
- a CDS encoding TIGR02444 family protein has product MKADFWTWAVKAYGGEGVAAACLSLQDDHGQNVPLLLWAVWLDGPVDEALALKAAELARLWSDEVIVPLRFLRRRLKTALTEGDAAHRLPLREKIKGLELEAERALMAQLVVLENPIKFETNQNVNERAMASLRRVSGVWGEVAPDLALERLTEALIKGQFLGYDGE; this is encoded by the coding sequence TTGAAGGCTGACTTCTGGACCTGGGCGGTCAAGGCCTATGGCGGCGAGGGTGTCGCTGCGGCCTGCCTCAGCCTGCAGGATGATCACGGTCAGAATGTGCCGCTGCTGCTATGGGCGGTGTGGCTGGATGGCCCCGTGGATGAAGCTCTGGCGCTAAAGGCGGCGGAGCTGGCGCGACTCTGGTCGGACGAGGTCATCGTGCCGTTGCGATTCCTGCGCCGGCGGTTGAAAACGGCCCTGACCGAAGGCGATGCGGCGCACAGATTGCCGTTACGCGAAAAAATAAAAGGCCTGGAGCTGGAGGCCGAACGCGCCTTGATGGCGCAGTTGGTTGTGCTTGAAAACCCTATTAAATTTGAAACAAATCAAAACGTTAACGAACGAGCCATGGCCAGTTTGCGCAGGGTTTCCGGCGTATGGGGTGAGGTTGCACCCGACCTTGCGCTGGAGCGCCTGACAGAAGCCCTTATCAAAGGGCAATTTTTGGGTTATGATGGGGAATGA
- a CDS encoding UbiX family flavin prenyltransferase — MNNDKLKPNQRLIVAISGASGAIYGIRTLEALRAAGIESHLVISKAAALSLTAETDLTLADVHALADVVYKPADIGAAIASGSFKTLGMLIAPCSVKTLGEITTGVTSSLVSRAADVCLKERRRLVLMVRESPLHLGHLRSMAAVTEMGAIVAPPMPAFYTKPESLDEMVRQSVARTLGLFDIDAPMKRWGEDIGLEG; from the coding sequence ATGAACAATGATAAATTAAAACCTAATCAACGTCTTATTGTCGCCATAAGCGGCGCGTCCGGAGCAATTTACGGTATCCGCACGCTGGAAGCCCTGCGTGCGGCGGGCATCGAAAGTCACCTCGTTATCTCCAAGGCGGCGGCGCTCAGCCTGACCGCCGAAACCGATCTGACCCTGGCCGATGTCCATGCCCTGGCCGACGTGGTCTACAAGCCGGCCGATATCGGCGCGGCTATCGCTTCGGGATCGTTCAAAACGCTCGGCATGCTGATCGCGCCGTGCTCGGTGAAGACGCTTGGCGAGATCACCACAGGCGTCACCTCGTCGCTGGTCAGCCGCGCCGCCGATGTCTGTCTGAAGGAGCGCCGCCGGCTGGTGCTCATGGTGCGCGAAAGCCCGCTGCACCTCGGCCATTTGCGCTCTATGGCGGCGGTCACCGAGATGGGCGCCATCGTGGCCCCGCCTATGCCGGCCTTTTACACCAAGCCGGAAAGCCTCGATGAGATGGTGCGGCAGAGCGTGGCGCGCACGCTTGGCCTGTTCGATATCGACGCGCCGATGAAGCGCTGGGGCGAGGATATCGGCCTTGAAGGCTGA
- a CDS encoding DUF465 domain-containing protein, with amino-acid sequence MTIEARVRELDHRHQSLKTIIAREERSPSVDSLYLKELKRKKLKLKEEIERIKTLQRKDMYDTVQ; translated from the coding sequence ATGACCATCGAAGCGAGAGTTCGTGAACTCGACCATCGTCATCAATCCCTCAAGACCATCATTGCCCGCGAAGAGCGCAGCCCCTCCGTGGACTCTCTATACCTTAAGGAACTGAAACGGAAGAAACTTAAGCTCAAGGAAGAAATCGAGCGGATCAAGACCCTCCAGCGAAAGGACATGTATGATACGGTCCAGTAG
- a CDS encoding Lrp/AsnC family transcriptional regulator, with product MANSDKFSDLDSFDRELIKVLRSDARATSADLGEAVGLSPSAAHRRVKILEQKGVITGYRAVIAENVQGKQGTVFVHVTLTDQRRETFEKFEKAALACAAIEECHLMSGEADYLLKIVLRESLSYEDVHRDVLSIMPGVSKLASSFSIRTVKMG from the coding sequence ATGGCCAATAGCGATAAATTTTCCGACCTTGATTCTTTCGATCGCGAGCTGATCAAGGTTTTGCGCAGCGATGCAAGGGCCACTTCGGCCGATCTGGGCGAGGCCGTGGGCCTGTCCCCCTCCGCCGCCCACCGCCGGGTGAAAATCCTGGAGCAAAAAGGCGTCATCACAGGCTATCGCGCTGTCATCGCCGAGAATGTTCAGGGCAAGCAGGGCACCGTGTTCGTCCACGTCACGCTCACCGATCAGCGCCGCGAGACCTTTGAAAAGTTCGAGAAGGCGGCGCTGGCCTGCGCTGCCATCGAGGAATGCCATCTGATGTCGGGTGAGGCTGATTACCTGCTTAAGATCGTGCTGCGCGAGAGCCTCTCTTATGAAGATGTCCACCGCGATGTGCTGAGCATCATGCCGGGCGTGTCGAAACTGGCGTCGAGCTTCTCGATCCGCACCGTCAAGATGGGCTGA
- a CDS encoding tetratricopeptide repeat protein has protein sequence MNLTCKTLVCVILLGATGLSGSAYAADSMDQAIELCQAKVANTAERADEADPNTMFCHGFVVALRDKDDAKAFTWFQKAADAGYAPGQYLLGQYFKYGKGTAANAGAATGWNLKAALQGLSEAQYVRGYALVYGEGDLRPDPAQAAMWLQKAADQGNINARVSLADAYYNGRGVKQDFKKSFALYNQAATQNHSYAAYMLGVQCMDGSGVDKDVAAGFSWLLRSAGLNFADAQLGVARSYAAGIGVAKDPVAAEVWFQIYALNGHPEALPDREALEKTLTPEQLADAKAQAQARWASMPRS, from the coding sequence ATGAACCTGACCTGTAAGACGCTTGTCTGCGTGATCCTTTTGGGCGCCACGGGCCTGAGCGGCAGCGCCTATGCCGCCGACTCGATGGATCAGGCCATCGAACTGTGTCAGGCCAAGGTGGCCAATACCGCTGAACGGGCCGATGAGGCCGATCCCAACACCATGTTCTGCCACGGTTTCGTGGTGGCTTTGCGCGATAAGGACGATGCCAAAGCCTTCACCTGGTTTCAGAAAGCGGCCGATGCCGGTTATGCGCCGGGGCAATATCTGCTGGGGCAATATTTCAAGTATGGCAAGGGCACGGCCGCCAATGCGGGGGCCGCGACGGGGTGGAACCTGAAGGCCGCCCTGCAAGGCCTGTCCGAAGCGCAGTACGTGCGGGGCTACGCGCTGGTCTATGGCGAGGGTGATCTGCGACCCGATCCGGCGCAGGCGGCGATGTGGCTGCAAAAGGCCGCCGATCAGGGCAATATCAATGCCAGGGTATCGCTGGCTGATGCCTATTATAATGGCCGCGGCGTGAAGCAGGATTTCAAAAAGTCCTTCGCGCTCTATAATCAGGCGGCGACGCAGAACCATAGCTACGCCGCCTATATGCTGGGGGTTCAGTGCATGGATGGCAGCGGCGTCGATAAGGACGTGGCAGCGGGCTTTTCCTGGCTCTTGCGTTCGGCCGGCCTCAATTTTGCCGATGCGCAACTGGGCGTCGCCCGCTCCTATGCCGCCGGTATCGGTGTGGCGAAAGACCCTGTCGCCGCCGAGGTGTGGTTCCAGATCTATGCGCTCAATGGCCACCCGGAAGCCTTGCCCGATCGGGAAGCGCTGGAAAAGACCCTGACGCCGGAACAACTCGCTGATGCGAAGGCCCAGGCGCAGGCGCGCTGGGCGTCGATGCCCCGGTCATAG